In a single window of the Thermus amyloliquefaciens genome:
- the murC gene encoding UDP-N-acetylmuramate--L-alanine ligase, whose translation MKRVHVMGLEGVGMSALARLLLGEGIEVTGCDLAPGRRAESLGVPVHRGHDPAHLQGEDTLVVPTPIPPDHPEVAEARRRGMRVLRRMELLAHLLGQKPSLGVTGTHGKTTTTGMLASILLAAGLDPWVLLGGELSLLGGNARFGLGPRLAEVDESDPLFQEVRVEVAVATNLEADHIAPAGQRAPNYHASLEELEEAMRGFLRRAKAVVVPTSDPRLLRLSQGLPRRLFGEGGDLWAEGIELGPTGSRFRLVYQGQPLGEVRLLVPGAHNVQNALAASLAALSFGVEPLAILQGLARFPGVGRRFQKVGEVRGAWVVDDYAHHPTEVKATLATAHLLGRRVRVLFQPHRLLRTLELWEGFVEALSSAHEVVVLPVYTAGERAEIAPEALSRRIAEGLLALGKPARLLEKEEALAYARATATPDDLWLTVGAGDVTELAWRLVHEG comes from the coding sequence ATGAAACGGGTGCACGTCATGGGCCTCGAGGGGGTGGGCATGAGCGCCTTGGCCCGCCTCCTCCTGGGGGAAGGCATTGAGGTAACCGGGTGCGACCTGGCCCCCGGCCGGCGGGCGGAAAGCCTGGGGGTACCGGTTCACAGGGGGCATGATCCCGCCCACCTCCAGGGGGAGGATACCCTGGTGGTCCCCACCCCCATTCCCCCGGACCACCCGGAGGTGGCCGAGGCCCGGCGCAGGGGGATGCGGGTGTTGCGCAGGATGGAACTATTGGCCCACCTGCTTGGGCAAAAACCCTCCTTGGGCGTCACCGGCACCCACGGCAAGACCACCACCACGGGGATGCTGGCCAGCATCCTCCTGGCCGCGGGGCTAGACCCTTGGGTGCTCCTCGGGGGTGAGCTTTCCCTCCTGGGCGGCAACGCCCGCTTCGGCCTTGGCCCCCGCCTGGCGGAGGTGGACGAGTCCGACCCCCTCTTCCAGGAGGTGCGGGTGGAGGTGGCGGTGGCCACCAACCTGGAGGCGGACCACATCGCCCCCGCCGGGCAAAGGGCCCCCAACTACCACGCAAGCCTGGAGGAGTTGGAGGAGGCCATGCGGGGGTTTCTGCGCCGGGCCAAGGCGGTGGTGGTCCCCACCTCTGACCCCAGGCTCCTAAGGCTTTCCCAGGGCCTCCCCAGGAGGCTCTTTGGCGAGGGAGGGGATCTTTGGGCCGAGGGCATTGAGCTGGGCCCCACGGGAAGCCGCTTCCGGCTGGTGTACCAAGGCCAGCCCCTGGGGGAGGTGCGGTTGCTGGTCCCGGGTGCCCACAACGTGCAAAACGCCCTGGCCGCCTCCCTGGCCGCCCTAAGCTTCGGGGTGGAGCCTTTGGCCATCCTCCAGGGCCTCGCCCGCTTTCCGGGCGTGGGGCGCCGCTTCCAAAAGGTGGGGGAGGTGCGGGGCGCCTGGGTGGTGGACGACTACGCCCACCACCCCACGGAGGTCAAGGCCACCCTGGCCACCGCCCACCTCCTGGGCCGCCGGGTCAGGGTGCTCTTCCAGCCCCACCGCCTCCTCCGGACCCTGGAGCTTTGGGAAGGCTTCGTGGAGGCCCTCTCCTCGGCGCACGAGGTGGTGGTTCTCCCCGTCTATACCGCAGGGGAAAGGGCGGAGATTGCCCCCGAGGCCCTTTCGCGAAGGATCGCCGAGGGGCTTTTGGCCCTGGGGAAACCGGCCCGCCTCCTGGAAAAGGAGGAGGCCTTGGCCTACGCCAGGGCCACCGCCACCCCAGACGACCTTTGGCTCACCGTGGGCGCAGGGGACGTAACGGAGCTGGCGTGGAGGCTGGTTCATGAAGGTTGA
- a CDS encoding UDP-N-acetylmuramate dehydrogenase, which translates to MKVERVLLKDYTTLGVGGPAELWTVETPKDLQKATEAPYRVLGNGSNLLVMDEGVPERVIRLSGEFATYHLRGWVGAGVLLPLLVQEAARQGLSGLEGLLGIPAQVGGAVKMNAGTRFGEMADALEAVEIFHDGRFHIYLPQELGFGYRQSQLPPGGIVTRVRLKLKERPLEEIRRRMAEVDAARKGQPKRKSAGCAFKNPPGHSAGRLIDERGFKGLRVGDAMVSLEHGNFIVNLGQATARDVLELVRRIREELPLELEWEVWP; encoded by the coding sequence ATGAAGGTTGAGCGGGTGCTCCTCAAGGATTACACCACCTTAGGGGTGGGAGGCCCGGCGGAGCTTTGGACCGTGGAAACCCCTAAGGACCTGCAAAAGGCCACGGAGGCCCCCTACCGGGTCCTGGGAAACGGCTCCAACCTCCTGGTGATGGACGAGGGGGTGCCCGAAAGGGTGATCCGCCTCTCGGGCGAGTTCGCCACCTACCACCTGCGGGGCTGGGTGGGGGCAGGGGTCCTCCTCCCCCTCCTGGTGCAGGAGGCGGCCCGCCAGGGGCTTTCCGGCCTCGAGGGCCTCCTGGGCATCCCCGCCCAGGTGGGGGGTGCGGTCAAGATGAACGCGGGGACGCGGTTCGGGGAGATGGCGGATGCCCTCGAGGCGGTGGAGATCTTCCACGATGGCCGGTTCCACATCTACCTTCCCCAGGAACTGGGCTTCGGCTACCGGCAAAGCCAGCTTCCCCCCGGGGGGATCGTGACCCGGGTGCGCCTCAAGCTCAAGGAGCGCCCCTTGGAGGAGATCAGGCGGCGCATGGCCGAGGTGGACGCCGCCAGAAAGGGCCAACCCAAGCGCAAAAGCGCCGGCTGCGCCTTTAAAAACCCGCCGGGCCACTCGGCGGGCCGGCTCATCGACGAAAGGGGGTTTAAAGGCTTAAGGGTGGGCGACGCCATGGTATCCCTGGAACACGGAAACTTTATCGTTAACCTCGGACAGGCCACCGCCAGGGACGTGTTGGAACTCGTCAGGCGCATCCGGGAGGAGTTGCCCCTGGAACTGGAGTGGGAGGTATGGCCGTAG
- a CDS encoding cell division protein FtsQ/DivIB, which yields MMGMRLVLALLLAATLYVASLVLFPVETVVVEGHRHLPKEEILNRTQLYPGEPWLWVGDGRLKALRQDPWVAEARLEKPRVGEVRLVLREREPFLPLADGNALATDGTVLPKGAGVAKGPRVEGQGPLPVQDLLALARAYPEATRLRYTPAGFWVETPQGVAFAPEARLLVEYAQAGVPKGKVYLYSWGVSISP from the coding sequence ATGATGGGGATGAGACTGGTGCTGGCCCTTCTCCTCGCCGCCACCCTCTACGTGGCCAGCCTGGTGCTCTTCCCCGTGGAAACCGTGGTGGTGGAAGGCCACCGCCACCTCCCAAAGGAGGAGATCCTGAACCGCACCCAGCTCTACCCCGGCGAACCCTGGCTTTGGGTGGGGGATGGCCGCTTGAAGGCCCTGCGTCAGGATCCCTGGGTGGCGGAAGCCCGGCTGGAAAAGCCCCGGGTGGGGGAGGTCCGCCTGGTCCTTAGGGAGCGGGAACCCTTCCTTCCCCTGGCGGACGGCAACGCCCTGGCCACCGACGGGACGGTGCTTCCCAAAGGGGCAGGGGTGGCCAAGGGGCCGAGGGTGGAGGGCCAAGGCCCTCTGCCCGTCCAAGACCTCCTGGCCCTGGCCCGCGCCTACCCCGAGGCCACCCGGCTGCGCTACACGCCCGCCGGGTTTTGGGTGGAAACGCCCCAAGGCGTGGCCTTTGCCCCGGAGGCCCGGCTTCTAGTAGAGTATGCCCAGGCAGGTGTACCCAAGGGGAAGGTTTACCTGTATTCTTGGGGGGTGAGCATAAGCCCATGA
- the ftsA gene encoding cell division protein FtsA has protein sequence MIIAGLDVGTTKVTTVIGELAPDGVLDIIGEGTVPSQGLKRGVVVNLERTTEAIRQSVHQAERVAGVKVERVILGVGGPHLKSVTSHGLAAIRRGQSIGAADVERAIEQAKAYPFDAELELLHALPLEFKVDGQEGIRDPVGMAGVRLEVDVHLVAAGRGPLANLRRAVEDAGLEIEALVAQPLASGLGVLAPEEEHMTVLLLDVGGGTTEVAVFREGRLAHSSVLPLGGDHVTQDIAQLLKIPFEEAERVKRKYGAALPELADPELVLEINQESGSLGEVPAPELARIIRPRLREILHLARQSVDEAVGPLEIKVNRVILTGGGALLRGFDLLTRQQYGLPARVGKPHGVSGLTDVVATPGHATAVGLVRYAALLPIPAPEPRRARERREKREEKVKGEGLWARIKEILNNLF, from the coding sequence ATGATTATCGCTGGATTGGACGTCGGCACCACCAAGGTCACCACCGTGATCGGGGAGCTGGCCCCCGATGGCGTTTTGGACATCATCGGCGAGGGCACCGTTCCCTCCCAGGGCTTGAAGCGGGGCGTGGTGGTCAACCTGGAGCGCACCACGGAGGCCATCCGCCAAAGCGTGCACCAGGCGGAACGGGTGGCGGGGGTCAAGGTGGAGCGGGTCATCCTGGGGGTGGGAGGCCCCCACCTCAAAAGCGTGACCAGCCACGGCCTGGCGGCCATCCGCCGGGGCCAGAGCATCGGCGCGGCCGATGTGGAGCGGGCCATTGAGCAGGCCAAGGCGTATCCCTTTGACGCCGAGCTGGAGCTCCTTCACGCCCTTCCCTTGGAGTTTAAGGTGGACGGCCAGGAGGGCATCCGCGACCCCGTGGGCATGGCGGGGGTGCGCCTCGAGGTGGACGTCCACCTGGTGGCCGCGGGGCGCGGGCCCTTGGCCAACCTGCGCCGGGCGGTGGAGGACGCGGGGCTGGAGATCGAGGCCTTGGTGGCCCAGCCCCTGGCCAGCGGCCTCGGGGTGCTCGCCCCCGAGGAGGAGCACATGACCGTCCTCCTCCTGGATGTGGGCGGGGGAACCACCGAGGTGGCGGTTTTCCGCGAGGGCCGTCTGGCCCACTCCTCCGTTTTGCCCTTGGGCGGGGACCACGTGACCCAGGACATCGCCCAGCTCCTGAAGATCCCCTTTGAAGAGGCGGAAAGGGTGAAGCGCAAGTACGGGGCCGCCCTACCCGAGCTTGCGGATCCCGAGTTGGTCTTGGAGATCAACCAGGAAAGCGGGTCCTTGGGGGAGGTGCCCGCTCCCGAACTGGCCCGGATCATCCGCCCCCGTCTGCGGGAGATCCTGCACCTGGCCCGCCAGTCGGTGGACGAGGCCGTGGGCCCCTTGGAGATCAAGGTGAACCGGGTCATCCTCACCGGGGGAGGCGCCCTCCTGCGGGGCTTTGACCTCCTGACCAGGCAGCAGTATGGCCTTCCCGCAAGGGTGGGCAAGCCCCATGGGGTCTCCGGCCTCACCGACGTGGTGGCCACCCCTGGCCATGCCACCGCCGTGGGCCTGGTTCGTTACGCCGCCCTCCTGCCCATCCCCGCACCCGAACCCAGAAGGGCCAGGGAAAGAAGGGAAAAGCGAGAGGAAAAGGTGAAGGGCGAGGGCCTTTGGGCGCGGATCAAGGAAATTCTCAATAACCTATTCTGA
- the ftsZ gene encoding cell division protein FtsZ: MEGAVIKVIGLGGAGNNAVNRMIEAGLVGVEFIAANTDAQVLAKSLADVRIQLGEKLTRGLGAGANPEIGEKAALEAEDLIAEALEGADLVFITAGMGGGTGTGSAPVVAEVAKRLGALTVAVVTRPFSFEGPKRLKAAEEGIKRLRERVDAMVVVQNDRLLSAVDKKVSLKDAFLIADRVLYHGVKGITDVINLPGLINVDFADVKTLLEGAGQVLMGIGAGRGENRVEEAAKTATHSPLLERSIEGARRLLLNVVGSEDLSLMEAAEVVERVREATGNEDVDILYGVTYDDRAQDELRVILIAAGFGESTVVPKPLRPVDFPTHADPYNFDIPAFIRYGDADYPPRRGN, encoded by the coding sequence ATGGAAGGAGCCGTCATCAAGGTCATCGGTCTCGGGGGCGCGGGGAACAACGCGGTGAACCGCATGATTGAGGCGGGGCTTGTGGGGGTGGAGTTCATCGCCGCCAACACCGACGCCCAGGTCCTGGCCAAGAGCCTGGCGGACGTGCGCATCCAGCTGGGGGAGAAGCTCACCCGGGGCCTGGGGGCTGGGGCCAACCCCGAGATCGGGGAGAAGGCGGCCCTCGAGGCCGAGGACCTCATCGCCGAGGCCCTGGAAGGGGCCGACCTGGTTTTTATCACCGCCGGCATGGGGGGCGGCACGGGAACGGGAAGCGCCCCGGTGGTGGCGGAGGTGGCCAAGCGCCTAGGGGCCCTCACCGTGGCCGTGGTGACCCGCCCCTTCAGCTTTGAAGGCCCCAAGCGCCTAAAGGCCGCCGAGGAGGGCATCAAGCGCCTTAGGGAACGGGTGGATGCCATGGTGGTGGTGCAAAACGACCGCCTCCTCTCCGCGGTGGACAAAAAGGTAAGCCTCAAGGATGCCTTCCTCATCGCCGACCGGGTCCTTTACCACGGGGTGAAGGGCATCACCGACGTCATCAACCTCCCAGGCCTCATCAACGTGGACTTCGCCGACGTGAAGACCCTGCTGGAGGGGGCCGGCCAGGTGCTCATGGGCATCGGGGCAGGTCGTGGGGAAAACCGGGTGGAGGAGGCCGCCAAGACCGCCACCCATAGCCCCCTCCTGGAGCGCTCCATAGAGGGGGCCAGGCGGCTTCTCCTCAACGTGGTGGGCTCCGAGGACCTCTCCCTCATGGAGGCCGCCGAGGTGGTGGAACGGGTACGGGAGGCCACGGGCAACGAGGACGTGGACATCCTCTACGGGGTCACCTACGATGACCGGGCCCAGGACGAGCTCAGGGTGATCCTGATCGCCGCAGGCTTTGGGGAAAGCACCGTGGTGCCCAAGCCGCTTCGGCCGGTGGACTTCCCCACCCATGCCGATCCCTACAACTTTGACATCCCCGCCTTTATCCGCTACGGGGATGCGGACTACCCCCCCAGAAGGGGCAACTAG
- the ruvC gene encoding crossover junction endodeoxyribonuclease RuvC, whose protein sequence is MVVLGIDPGITHLGLGVVEVEAKGSLKARLLHGEVVKTSHKEPAQERVGRIHARVKEALLRFRPEALAVEEQFFYRQNELAYKVGWALGAVLVAAFEAGVPVFAYGPMQVKQALAGHGHAGKEEVALMVRGILGLKEAPKPSHLADALAIALTHAFYARLQGTKPL, encoded by the coding sequence ATGGTGGTTTTGGGCATAGACCCCGGCATCACCCATCTGGGCCTGGGGGTGGTGGAGGTGGAGGCCAAAGGAAGCCTCAAGGCCCGCCTCCTCCATGGGGAGGTGGTGAAGACCTCCCACAAGGAGCCCGCGCAGGAACGGGTGGGGCGCATCCACGCCCGGGTCAAGGAGGCCCTCCTTCGCTTTCGCCCGGAGGCCTTGGCGGTGGAGGAACAGTTTTTCTACCGGCAAAACGAGCTGGCCTACAAGGTGGGCTGGGCCCTGGGGGCGGTGCTGGTGGCGGCCTTTGAGGCGGGGGTGCCGGTCTTTGCCTACGGCCCCATGCAGGTGAAGCAGGCCCTGGCCGGGCACGGGCATGCGGGCAAGGAGGAGGTGGCCCTGATGGTGCGGGGCATCCTGGGCCTCAAGGAAGCCCCCAAGCCTAGCCACCTGGCGGACGCCCTGGCCATCGCCCTGACCCACGCCTTTTACGCCCGGCTTCAGGGGACCAAGCCCCTCTAG
- a CDS encoding DUF6992 family protein — MSALGREAPGNLREILLANAGLDLLYLLAGALLFLRGRTASHRSFGLAILAQGGSSWPLTWGTPWAWPRKAPGSSRRGFAKSSYPGQKFYKEIPRTLPLGRRKDEKVDRSFFGVGGGRLGPGPRGPGAGGAPFP, encoded by the coding sequence ATGAGCGCCCTGGGACGGGAGGCCCCGGGGAACCTGCGGGAGATCCTCCTCGCGAACGCGGGGCTGGACCTCCTCTACCTCCTGGCCGGAGCCCTCCTCTTCCTCCGGGGGCGCACGGCCTCCCACCGGAGCTTCGGCCTGGCCATCCTGGCCCAGGGGGGTTCCTCCTGGCCTTTGACCTGGGGCACGCCCTGGGCCTGGCCCCGTAAGGCCCCCGGAAGCTCGAGGAGGGGGTTCGCGAAATCTTCGTATCCTGGACAAAAGTTTTACAAGGAAATCCCCCGTACGCTTCCCCTTGGGAGGCGAAAGGATGAAAAGGTGGATCGGTCTTTTTTTGGCGTTGGCGGTGGGCGGCTTGGCCCTGGCCCAAGGGGCCCTGGTGCGGGTGGCGCACCTTTCCCCTGA
- a CDS encoding DUF4397 domain-containing protein: MKRWIGLFLALAVGGLALAQGALVRVAHLSPDAPAVDVLVNGQRAITGLAFKEVTPYLALPAAKVRVQVVPAGQDAPVVMDAELDLREGVYYTVAATGFLAQIRPQVYVDALAGLFPRAGYARVRVVHTSPDAPAVDVAVKGGPVLFGNLPFPRAGQYLVVPAGRYDLEVRVAGTSTVALELPGVVLESGKTYTVFAVGSVKAGTLTVVPVVDAAALGGNR; the protein is encoded by the coding sequence ATGAAAAGGTGGATCGGTCTTTTTTTGGCGTTGGCGGTGGGCGGCTTGGCCCTGGCCCAAGGGGCCCTGGTGCGGGTGGCGCACCTTTCCCCTGACGCCCCGGCGGTAGACGTGCTGGTGAACGGCCAGCGGGCCATCACGGGCCTGGCCTTCAAGGAGGTGACCCCCTACCTGGCCCTCCCCGCGGCGAAGGTGCGGGTCCAGGTGGTGCCCGCAGGGCAGGACGCCCCCGTGGTCATGGACGCCGAGCTGGACCTGCGGGAGGGGGTCTACTACACCGTGGCCGCCACCGGTTTCCTGGCCCAGATCCGACCCCAGGTGTACGTGGACGCCTTGGCGGGTCTCTTCCCGAGGGCGGGCTACGCGCGGGTGCGGGTGGTGCACACCTCCCCCGACGCCCCAGCGGTGGACGTGGCGGTGAAGGGGGGCCCGGTGCTCTTCGGCAACCTCCCCTTCCCCCGGGCGGGCCAGTACCTGGTGGTGCCCGCGGGGCGGTATGACCTCGAGGTCCGGGTGGCGGGAACGAGCACCGTGGCCCTGGAGCTTCCCGGGGTGGTTCTGGAAAGCGGCAAGACCTACACCGTCTTTGCGGTGGGAAGCGTCAAAGCAGGGACCCTCACCGTGGTGCCGGTGGTGGACGCGGCCGCCCTCGGTGGAAACCGGTAA
- a CDS encoding methyltransferase domain-containing protein, whose amino-acid sequence MPPWLPPLLACPRCRGGLEVAGEARCPGCGARYPFRGGLLDLRAGRERPHLWLANRLPPIPLLYDAWRRRSTGLLSGKGLPFAEELVRLRDWLLPTGGPFLDVGTGTGVYREALGERAVGLDPSPAFLRVARHRRPGPYLLGHGEALPFREGAFGGVAIGPTWNEFPDPLRAAQEARRVLRPGGRLFGMLLLGPGPSWGLWRPRAEEVLALMKGAGFRGRLEGFGGLGLLLAEVESPCKEAHAPGFPHRGRGPS is encoded by the coding sequence ATGCCCCCTTGGCTCCCCCCCCTCCTGGCCTGCCCCCGGTGCCGGGGGGGGCTGGAGGTGGCGGGGGAGGCCCGCTGCCCCGGCTGCGGGGCCCGCTACCCCTTCCGGGGAGGCCTTCTGGACCTTCGCGCGGGGCGGGAGCGGCCCCACCTCTGGCTGGCGAACCGCCTTCCCCCCATCCCCCTCCTCTACGACGCCTGGCGGCGGCGCTCCACCGGCCTTCTCTCCGGGAAAGGGCTCCCCTTCGCGGAGGAGCTCGTCCGCCTACGGGACTGGCTCCTGCCCACCGGTGGGCCTTTTTTGGACGTGGGCACGGGGACCGGGGTCTACCGGGAGGCCCTGGGGGAGAGGGCGGTGGGCCTGGACCCCTCCCCCGCCTTCCTCCGGGTGGCCCGCCACAGGCGGCCGGGCCCTTACCTTTTGGGCCACGGGGAAGCCCTGCCTTTCCGGGAAGGGGCCTTTGGCGGCGTGGCCATCGGCCCCACCTGGAACGAGTTCCCCGATCCCTTGCGGGCGGCCCAGGAGGCCCGCCGGGTGCTCCGGCCGGGAGGGCGTCTTTTCGGGATGCTCCTCTTGGGGCCAGGGCCCTCCTGGGGCCTTTGGCGGCCCCGGGCGGAGGAGGTCCTGGCCCTGATGAAGGGGGCGGGTTTCCGGGGAAGGCTGGAGGGGTTCGGGGGGCTCGGCCTCCTCCTGGCTGAGGTAGAATCCCCTTGCAAGGAGGCACATGCACCCGGGTTTCCGCACCGTGGAAGAGGGCCTTCGTGA
- a CDS encoding alpha/beta hydrolase, whose protein sequence is MRALPLLFLGLALAQEYRALPGAPTGWPELDRSYALVYPAEAPRAVLLLVPGLLGGSTNFALLAEHLRREAPWLEVWAWERRANGLEDRRGFLAQDPLAYYQNLPEPDPSPLRAWGLEVHLRDLDLAVEAARQRAPVVLAGHSLGASLATLYAFRHGEKLRGLVLLDGALQPQPLSREALEQGYTTPFGRVPGLEELFQGRADPVFRLPFLGPRDLALAEAEAFLAARRPSEPVPHGPYRATREAQALLRVDDHYSLFPIFSVSVGRAWAREGLSLLGLLQGRLVLTVRGPRGRLVEWRDTGEATDPRAFLRAFARPETGFSEWYFPYRLLLEVAGYPLVAPDLRPRPLPYPVLALGAGRGLVAQPEGFRLGEVFPQTPGRALVLPGLTHLDLLTERHGYTARAIREYVLGRP, encoded by the coding sequence ATGCGCGCCCTTCCCCTTCTCTTCCTGGGGCTCGCCCTGGCCCAGGAGTACCGGGCCCTGCCCGGGGCCCCCACGGGCTGGCCGGAGCTGGACCGGAGCTACGCCCTGGTCTACCCGGCGGAGGCCCCGAGGGCGGTCCTCCTCCTGGTGCCGGGCCTCCTCGGGGGGAGCACCAACTTCGCCCTCCTGGCGGAGCACCTGCGGCGGGAGGCCCCCTGGCTGGAGGTCTGGGCCTGGGAGCGGCGGGCCAACGGCCTGGAGGACCGCCGGGGCTTCCTGGCCCAAGACCCCCTGGCCTACTACCAAAACCTCCCCGAGCCCGACCCCTCCCCCTTACGCGCCTGGGGCCTGGAGGTGCACCTAAGGGATCTGGACCTGGCGGTGGAGGCCGCCCGGCAAAGGGCCCCCGTGGTCCTGGCGGGCCACTCCCTGGGGGCGAGCCTGGCCACCCTCTACGCCTTCCGCCACGGGGAGAAGCTCAGGGGCCTGGTCCTCCTGGACGGGGCCCTCCAGCCGCAACCCCTCTCCCGGGAAGCCCTGGAGCAGGGGTATACCACCCCTTTCGGCCGCGTCCCCGGGCTGGAGGAGCTGTTCCAGGGCCGGGCCGACCCCGTCTTCCGCCTCCCCTTCCTCGGGCCTAGGGACCTGGCCCTGGCGGAGGCCGAGGCCTTCCTGGCGGCCCGGCGTCCCTCCGAGCCCGTGCCCCACGGCCCCTACCGGGCCACCCGGGAGGCCCAGGCCCTCCTCCGGGTGGACGACCACTACAGCCTTTTCCCCATCTTTAGCGTCAGCGTGGGCCGGGCCTGGGCCCGGGAGGGCCTGAGCCTCCTGGGCCTCCTCCAGGGGCGCCTGGTCCTCACCGTGCGGGGACCAAGGGGCAGGCTGGTGGAGTGGCGGGACACCGGGGAGGCCACGGACCCGAGGGCTTTCTTAAGGGCCTTCGCCCGGCCCGAGACCGGGTTTTCCGAGTGGTACTTCCCTTACCGCCTCCTCCTGGAGGTGGCGGGGTACCCCTTGGTGGCCCCGGACCTCAGGCCCCGCCCCCTCCCCTACCCCGTCCTGGCCCTGGGGGCGGGGCGGGGGCTGGTGGCGCAACCCGAAGGCTTCCGCCTGGGGGAGGTCTTTCCCCAAACCCCCGGCCGGGCCCTGGTCCTCCCCGGCCTCACCCACCTGGACCTCCTCACGGAGCGGCACGGGTACACCGCCCGGGCCATCCGGGAATACGTGTTGGGGCGCCCCTAA
- a CDS encoding MFS transporter, whose amino-acid sequence MSGRLLLALMLGVFMGALDNSILAPALPAIAEDLGTGVDRITLAFSIYTVFYAVAVPILGRLSDLLGYGRVYGVSMALFAGGSALAALSQSLEMLVAARVVQAVGAGGLFPVAQAIVGVVAPEERRGAYLGQILGVFALGNVLGPNLGGFIVERASWHWVFWINVPIGVLGVLLLAGMALPRPTGRAPLDLVGGGLVALTFGSLVLGIQGLERLEDLGFLSPRIGGLFLLALLAGLALIFYERRHPAPLLDVRLALSPPFLPLWLVSTLVGYALLGGIVFAPLYAQVAFFLSPFASGAILNALALALGGVSGAAGAMVGRVGGKRLVVLGMGLTALGLLVMAYLASALWLLVLGLFLLGTGLGLVQGPLSYLALGLAPRGSQGQVSSLVSLTRSLGAAAGITVSGVLLARRSQELASLTAGGPGGFLGARATWPRPRPS is encoded by the coding sequence GTGAGCGGCCGGCTCCTTTTGGCCCTGATGCTGGGCGTCTTCATGGGCGCCCTGGACAACTCCATCCTGGCACCCGCTTTGCCCGCCATCGCCGAGGACCTGGGGACGGGGGTGGACCGGATCACCCTGGCCTTCTCCATCTACACCGTGTTCTACGCGGTGGCCGTGCCCATCCTGGGCAGGCTTTCCGACCTCTTGGGCTACGGGCGGGTGTACGGGGTTTCCATGGCCCTTTTCGCCGGAGGGAGCGCTTTGGCGGCCCTTTCCCAGAGCCTGGAGATGCTGGTGGCGGCCCGCGTGGTCCAGGCGGTGGGCGCGGGGGGGCTTTTCCCCGTGGCCCAGGCCATCGTGGGGGTGGTGGCCCCGGAGGAGCGGCGGGGGGCTTACCTGGGCCAGATCCTGGGGGTCTTTGCCCTGGGCAACGTGCTGGGGCCGAACCTGGGCGGGTTCATCGTGGAGCGGGCTTCCTGGCACTGGGTGTTCTGGATCAACGTGCCCATCGGGGTCTTGGGGGTTCTGCTCCTGGCGGGGATGGCCCTTCCCCGGCCCACCGGCCGGGCCCCCCTGGACCTGGTGGGGGGCGGCTTGGTGGCCCTCACCTTTGGGAGCCTGGTCCTAGGCATTCAGGGGCTGGAGCGGCTGGAGGACCTGGGCTTCCTTTCCCCGCGCATCGGGGGCCTCTTCCTCCTGGCCCTCCTGGCAGGCCTGGCCTTGATCTTCTACGAAAGGCGGCACCCAGCCCCCCTCCTGGACGTGCGCCTGGCCCTCTCACCCCCCTTCTTGCCCCTTTGGCTGGTGTCCACCCTGGTGGGCTACGCCCTCCTGGGAGGGATCGTTTTCGCCCCCCTTTACGCCCAGGTGGCCTTCTTCCTTTCCCCCTTCGCCTCCGGGGCCATCCTCAACGCCCTGGCCCTGGCCCTGGGCGGGGTGAGCGGGGCGGCGGGGGCCATGGTGGGCCGGGTGGGGGGCAAGCGGCTGGTGGTCCTGGGGATGGGCCTCACCGCCTTGGGCCTTCTGGTGATGGCCTACCTGGCCAGCGCCCTCTGGCTTCTCGTCCTGGGGCTTTTCCTCTTGGGTACGGGGCTTGGCCTGGTGCAGGGTCCGCTCTCCTACCTGGCCTTGGGCCTGGCGCCTCGAGGGAGCCAAGGGCAGGTTTCCAGCCTGGTCTCCCTCACCCGTAGCCTAGGGGCGGCTGCGGGGATCACCGTCTCGGGGGTCCTCCTGGCCCGTAGAAGCCAGGAGCTGGCCTCCCTCACCGCCGGGGGGCCGGGGGGTTTTCTGGGGGCACGGGCAACCTGGCCGAGGCCCCGGCCTTCGTGA
- a CDS encoding LolA family protein: MKQLMAAVLALGSALALSPEEVWRALEAHAKVAGYLVQARQGPVVYQVAFRRPWVRIDWLEGPEYLKGSALVTDGQRAWSKGPKGPWQEGRAMPPEDPLQLLFTGFPEVQRDYVVRDPEEEGGLWRFLLARKTPPKDERQPAAWRITLNPKGHLPFRYEVLSPSGKVLSQVEYVKLDLKVPPQSLFEVKP, translated from the coding sequence ATGAAGCAGCTCATGGCGGCGGTGTTGGCGTTGGGTTCGGCCTTGGCCCTGAGCCCTGAGGAGGTGTGGCGGGCCCTCGAGGCCCACGCCAAGGTGGCGGGCTACCTGGTCCAGGCCCGCCAGGGCCCGGTGGTCTACCAGGTGGCCTTCCGGCGCCCTTGGGTGCGCATTGACTGGCTGGAGGGTCCCGAGTACCTCAAGGGCAGCGCCTTGGTTACCGATGGGCAACGGGCCTGGAGCAAGGGGCCCAAGGGCCCCTGGCAGGAGGGTAGGGCCATGCCCCCCGAGGATCCCCTACAGCTTCTCTTCACCGGCTTTCCGGAGGTGCAGCGGGACTACGTGGTGCGTGACCCTGAGGAGGAGGGGGGTCTTTGGCGCTTCCTCCTTGCCCGGAAGACCCCGCCCAAGGACGAGCGCCAGCCCGCGGCCTGGCGCATCACCCTGAACCCCAAGGGGCACCTGCCCTTCCGCTACGAGGTGCTTTCCCCCTCGGGTAAGGTCCTGTCCCAGGTGGAGTACGTGAAGCTGGATCTGAAGGTGCCTCCCCAGAGCCTTTTTGAGGTGAAGCCGTGA